Proteins encoded in a region of the Geoanaerobacter pelophilus genome:
- a CDS encoding methyl viologen-reducing hydrogenase, with product MSARRSEKPAKESSPAVTLNIEWLSDCAGCHVAIVDLHEKILTVLQSVSIQRCPVLTDIKDYPKATVGIVSGAIRTEHDRHAAEAMRKSCDLIIAMGSCAVYGGIAGAGNVHTREEIFDAVYANNKTTIPGATPKAMVSPLEATVTPLDSVIDVDLYLPGCAPHPAFIFDGLLALLEGRTPKATKETVCSRCKRAMEKTDVERILKISEGIADPDRCFLSQGYICMGSVTLDRCMSPCPQNGVTCTGCAGATMQVLTEPNRDIRTEIGERMAKLTKIPKDTIIREIERTSKSHYSYTMATSMIGEKPTFLIKKWIGNAEADYE from the coding sequence ATGAGTGCCCGTCGTTCTGAAAAACCTGCCAAAGAGAGCAGCCCGGCAGTGACCCTGAATATTGAATGGTTGAGCGACTGTGCCGGCTGCCATGTGGCAATCGTCGATCTCCACGAAAAGATCCTGACAGTCCTGCAATCGGTCAGCATCCAGCGCTGCCCGGTGCTGACCGATATCAAGGATTACCCCAAGGCAACAGTCGGGATCGTTTCCGGCGCCATCCGGACCGAACATGACCGCCATGCAGCAGAGGCGATGAGAAAGAGCTGCGACCTGATCATTGCCATGGGCTCGTGCGCCGTCTACGGCGGCATCGCCGGTGCTGGCAACGTCCATACCAGGGAAGAGATTTTCGATGCCGTCTATGCCAACAACAAGACGACCATTCCCGGTGCCACCCCCAAGGCCATGGTTTCGCCACTTGAGGCAACCGTTACCCCTCTTGATTCGGTAATCGATGTCGATCTCTACCTCCCCGGATGCGCTCCGCATCCGGCCTTCATCTTTGACGGCCTGCTGGCGCTGCTGGAAGGGCGTACGCCGAAGGCAACCAAGGAAACGGTCTGCTCCCGCTGCAAGCGGGCCATGGAAAAGACCGACGTGGAGCGGATCCTGAAAATATCCGAGGGAATCGCCGATCCTGATCGCTGCTTCCTGAGCCAGGGGTATATCTGCATGGGATCTGTCACCCTCGATCGCTGCATGTCCCCTTGCCCACAAAACGGTGTGACCTGCACCGGCTGCGCAGGCGCTACCATGCAGGTGCTGACCGAACCGAACCGGGATATCCGCACCGAGATCGGCGAGCGGATGGCCAAGCTGACCAAGATCCCGAAGGACACCATTATTCGGGAGATCGAGCGAACCTCAAAATCTCACTACTCTTACACCATGGCCACCTCAATGATCGGCGAAAAGCCCACTTTCCTGATTAAGAAATGGATCGGCAATGCAGAGGCAGACTATGAATAA
- a CDS encoding HypC/HybG/HupF family hydrogenase formation chaperone has translation MCLGVPMQVVSVDGTDAVAEIDGVRRDASLMLLDEEVKVGDYVIVHAGFAISKLDEAEALETLAIMRDIFDPEDMA, from the coding sequence ATGTGTCTGGGTGTGCCTATGCAGGTTGTGAGTGTTGACGGGACTGATGCCGTTGCTGAGATAGACGGAGTACGGCGCGATGCGAGCCTGATGCTTCTTGACGAGGAGGTCAAGGTTGGCGATTACGTCATCGTCCATGCCGGCTTTGCTATTTCCAAGCTGGATGAGGCCGAGGCCTTGGAGACCCTCGCCATAATGAGAGATATCTTTGATCCCGAGGATATGGCATGA
- the hypF gene encoding carbamoyltransferase HypF: MKRVRVKITGIVQGVGFRPFVYRVAHSLGLTGWVRNDPSGVIVEAQGDDGFLERLAITLQHEAPPLAVIGALTQEFLPLLEGESDFRILASAHGAATAEIAPDTDICEDCLAELFDPANRRFRYPFITCTNCGPRYSIITGLPYDRLLTTMAPFALCPDCRTEYEDPRDRRFHAQPLACPACGPSLGLFDAKGRPVPGDPLEAAIGLLREGRIVAVKGVGGYHLAVAACSSEAVQELRRRKRRQSKPFAVMFRDVAAAGEAAKVDALEERLLTGPERPIVLLAKRESAIALEVAPDSNYLGVMLPSSPLHHLLLNDFGAPLVMTSGNRSSEPVAFADDQAFVNLADIADYFLTNDRPIRTRVDDSVIMVFHGNPLFLRRSRGYAPRAVQLAEPQPSILAVGAELKGACCLTRGSQAFLSQHIGDLQNIETLQSLADTVDHLKQLLEVAPVAVAHDLHPDYLSTRFAQEQPDVMLVAVQHHHAHMAACMAENRLTDKVIGVVFDGTGYGVDGTIWGGEFLVGDYADFRRMGSFRQVLLPGGDAAVNEPYRMAVSWLYDTLGADAFSLPADRFPFLHTPELPLLRQMIERRINAPRTSSCGRLFDAVSALIGVRSTVSYEGQAAIELEAIAEGAAHDRGYPWQIAKIDGRLEIDWRPLFAALLDDIAAGVSPREMAASFHGTVAAASVEMCRCLRQETGVEDVVLSGGVFQNRLLTENLCLLLKENGFKVFSHRLVPPNDGGLALGQAVIAGRNATFPQSLR, encoded by the coding sequence CTGAAAAGGGTTCGTGTCAAGATAACAGGGATTGTGCAGGGGGTCGGTTTCCGCCCTTTTGTGTACCGAGTTGCCCACAGTCTCGGCCTGACCGGCTGGGTCCGCAATGACCCTTCCGGCGTTATTGTTGAGGCTCAGGGGGACGACGGCTTCTTGGAACGCCTGGCAATTACCCTGCAACATGAGGCGCCCCCGCTGGCCGTGATCGGTGCCCTGACGCAGGAATTCCTTCCCCTGCTTGAAGGGGAGAGTGACTTCAGGATTCTTGCCAGCGCCCATGGAGCGGCAACCGCCGAGATTGCCCCTGACACCGATATCTGCGAGGATTGCCTGGCCGAGCTGTTCGACCCGGCGAACCGGAGATTCCGCTACCCCTTCATCACCTGTACCAACTGCGGTCCCCGCTACTCGATAATCACCGGTTTGCCGTATGATCGGTTGCTGACCACCATGGCCCCGTTCGCTCTCTGCCCTGACTGCCGTACTGAATATGAAGACCCACGAGACCGGCGTTTTCATGCCCAACCGCTGGCCTGCCCGGCATGCGGTCCATCCCTCGGCCTTTTTGATGCCAAGGGTAGGCCTGTCCCCGGCGATCCGCTTGAGGCTGCGATCGGTCTGCTGCGAGAAGGGCGGATTGTTGCGGTTAAAGGGGTAGGCGGTTATCACTTGGCAGTAGCGGCCTGCAGCAGCGAGGCGGTTCAGGAACTGCGCCGCCGCAAGCGCCGTCAATCCAAGCCATTTGCCGTGATGTTCCGGGATGTTGCTGCAGCTGGAGAGGCTGCCAAGGTTGATGCTCTCGAAGAGCGGCTGCTGACGGGACCGGAGCGGCCGATTGTGTTGCTGGCAAAGCGTGAATCGGCCATTGCGCTCGAAGTGGCACCAGACAGCAATTATCTGGGGGTGATGCTGCCGTCGTCACCGCTGCATCATCTGTTGCTCAATGATTTCGGGGCTCCGCTGGTTATGACCAGCGGCAACCGCTCGTCCGAGCCGGTTGCCTTCGCTGATGACCAGGCCTTTGTCAACCTTGCCGACATTGCCGATTATTTCCTGACCAACGATCGTCCGATACGGACCAGGGTCGATGATTCGGTCATCATGGTGTTCCATGGCAATCCCCTGTTTCTGAGGCGGTCGCGCGGCTATGCCCCGCGTGCTGTGCAGCTGGCAGAACCTCAGCCGTCAATATTGGCCGTAGGGGCAGAGTTGAAGGGGGCTTGCTGTCTGACCCGCGGCTCGCAGGCATTCCTCAGCCAGCACATTGGTGATCTTCAGAATATTGAGACGCTGCAATCGCTGGCAGATACCGTCGATCATCTGAAGCAGCTGCTTGAGGTTGCCCCGGTTGCAGTGGCGCACGATTTGCACCCAGATTACCTCTCGACCCGCTTTGCCCAGGAACAGCCTGACGTCATGCTGGTGGCCGTGCAGCATCACCATGCCCACATGGCGGCTTGCATGGCGGAAAATCGTCTTACAGACAAGGTCATTGGCGTGGTCTTCGACGGTACCGGCTATGGTGTTGACGGTACAATCTGGGGCGGCGAGTTCCTGGTCGGAGATTATGCCGACTTTCGCAGAATGGGCTCGTTCCGCCAGGTGTTGCTCCCCGGCGGCGACGCTGCAGTAAATGAACCATACCGGATGGCCGTTTCCTGGCTCTATGATACGCTCGGAGCCGACGCCTTTTCGCTCCCGGCAGACCGGTTCCCGTTTCTGCATACCCCGGAGCTGCCGCTGCTCAGACAGATGATCGAGCGCCGTATCAATGCGCCGCGCACCTCCAGCTGCGGCCGGCTGTTCGATGCCGTATCAGCCCTGATCGGGGTGCGGAGCACTGTTTCCTACGAGGGCCAGGCCGCCATCGAGCTGGAGGCAATTGCCGAAGGCGCGGCCCATGACCGGGGTTATCCCTGGCAGATTGCCAAGATCGACGGCCGGTTGGAAATAGACTGGCGACCGCTGTTTGCCGCGCTCCTGGACGATATTGCCGCCGGGGTATCCCCGCGGGAGATGGCGGCCAGCTTCCATGGCACTGTTGCCGCTGCTTCAGTAGAGATGTGCCGTTGTCTGCGACAAGAGACCGGGGTAGAGGACGTGGTTCTTTCTGGTGGGGTGTTCCAGAACCGCCTGCTTACCGAGAACCTTTGTTTGCTTCTCAAGGAGAACGGCTTCAAGGTGTTCAGCCACCGCCTGGTGCCCCCCAATGATGGAGGCTTGGCATTGGGCCAGGCAGTGATAGCCGGAAGGAACGCAACTTTTCCGCAATCTCTGCGTTGA
- the hypB gene encoding hydrogenase nickel incorporation protein HypB, with protein sequence MCTTCGCSPHDHHHDDHHHEHETTGPGRNVIQVEMDILARNNRLAAGNRELFAAKGIFVLNLVSSPGSGKTTLLERTLREIGGRFRCAVIEGDQQTDNDAVRIAATGVPARQINTGAGCHLDAHMVGHALEHFDLDSLDLIFIENVGNLVCPASFDLGEQHKVVVLSVTEGEDKPLKYPQMFHAADVMLLNKVDLLPHLDFNVDKCVEMSRRVRPDALLLQVSARTGEGMAQWYNWLAAGVEAAKAANR encoded by the coding sequence ATGTGCACTACCTGCGGGTGCTCACCGCATGACCATCATCATGACGACCATCACCACGAACATGAGACGACCGGCCCTGGCCGGAACGTCATTCAGGTGGAGATGGACATCCTGGCCAGGAACAACCGGCTGGCAGCAGGCAACAGAGAACTGTTTGCCGCAAAAGGGATCTTTGTGCTCAACCTGGTCAGCTCGCCCGGTTCCGGTAAGACCACCCTGCTGGAGCGGACGCTCCGCGAGATCGGCGGACGGTTTCGCTGTGCCGTGATCGAAGGTGACCAGCAGACCGATAACGATGCGGTGCGGATTGCTGCCACCGGAGTGCCTGCCCGGCAGATCAACACCGGCGCTGGCTGCCATCTGGACGCCCACATGGTGGGGCATGCCCTGGAGCATTTCGACCTCGATAGCCTTGACCTCATATTCATCGAAAATGTCGGCAACCTGGTCTGCCCGGCATCGTTCGACCTCGGCGAACAGCACAAGGTGGTGGTGCTTTCCGTAACAGAAGGGGAGGACAAGCCGCTCAAGTATCCCCAGATGTTTCATGCCGCCGATGTCATGCTGCTCAATAAGGTGGATCTTCTACCCCACCTGGATTTCAATGTTGACAAGTGCGTGGAGATGTCGCGCCGGGTTAGGCCCGATGCCCTGCTGTTACAGGTGTCGGCCCGGACCGGCGAGGGAATGGCCCAGTGGTACAACTGGCTGGCTGCAGGGGTCGAGGCAGCAAAAGCCGCCAACCGGTAA
- the hypD gene encoding hydrogenase formation protein HypD, whose protein sequence is MKYQDEYRNRELVQGLAAHLENLVAGYAGTMTFMEVCGTHTMSIYQYGLRGLLPAQVRLISGPGCPVCVTPNSYLDKAIACCRIPGVVVATFGDMLRVPGTSSSLMEERAKGADVRIVYSPLDAVKLAATNPQLKVVFLGVGFETTAPTIAGSILAARQQGLGNFFVLAAHKTMPVPMAALASDPELAISGFICPAHVSTIIGADAYQPLARDYQRPCVITGFEPADVLQGVAMLAAQVVAGESRVEIQYSRAVKPQGNPKARAILDEVFAPCDAEWRGLGMIPGSGLAIREEFASFDAERMLPLTPELSREPTGCRCGDVLKGKITPFDCPLFEQTCTPEAPVGACMVSTEGTCAAAYKYGR, encoded by the coding sequence ATGAAATATCAGGATGAATACCGTAACCGGGAACTGGTCCAGGGGCTTGCGGCGCATCTGGAAAACCTGGTGGCCGGCTATGCGGGAACCATGACCTTTATGGAGGTCTGCGGCACCCACACCATGTCGATCTACCAGTATGGCTTGCGCGGGCTGCTTCCTGCCCAGGTGCGATTGATCTCCGGCCCCGGCTGCCCGGTTTGTGTCACTCCCAACAGCTACCTCGACAAGGCGATCGCCTGCTGCCGGATTCCAGGCGTGGTGGTGGCGACATTCGGCGATATGCTCCGGGTGCCCGGCACCTCTTCCTCTCTGATGGAAGAACGTGCCAAGGGAGCGGACGTGCGGATCGTCTATTCGCCGCTGGACGCAGTCAAGCTGGCGGCGACAAACCCTCAGCTCAAGGTGGTTTTTCTGGGAGTAGGCTTCGAGACCACGGCCCCGACTATTGCCGGCAGCATCCTTGCGGCCAGACAGCAGGGGCTTGGCAATTTCTTTGTCCTGGCGGCGCACAAGACCATGCCGGTGCCGATGGCAGCGCTGGCCTCCGATCCCGAGCTAGCCATCAGCGGCTTCATCTGCCCGGCCCATGTCAGCACCATAATCGGTGCCGACGCCTACCAGCCATTGGCCCGTGATTATCAAAGGCCCTGCGTCATTACCGGCTTCGAGCCGGCTGATGTGCTTCAGGGAGTGGCGATGCTTGCCGCCCAGGTGGTTGCCGGAGAAAGCCGGGTGGAAATCCAGTACAGCAGGGCGGTTAAGCCGCAAGGGAATCCCAAGGCCAGGGCGATACTTGACGAGGTCTTTGCCCCGTGCGATGCCGAATGGCGAGGGCTGGGGATGATTCCCGGCAGCGGTCTGGCAATAAGGGAGGAGTTTGCCTCCTTCGATGCCGAGCGAATGCTGCCGCTAACCCCGGAACTTTCCCGAGAGCCGACCGGGTGTCGCTGCGGCGATGTGCTCAAAGGGAAGATCACCCCCTTTGACTGCCCGCTGTTTGAGCAAACATGTACCCCTGAGGCGCCGGTAGGTGCCTGCATGGTTTCTACTGAAGGGACCTGTGCTGCGGCATATAAGTATGGCAGGTAA